A window of the Sphingomonas piscis genome harbors these coding sequences:
- a CDS encoding diacylglycerol/lipid kinase family protein, whose product MISGDSAAAVSGLEAPAVPSRRPRIALLSNPKSTGNLAQLPRIRAFCAEHPDIFHYEVEKADQIGEALKTIARIRPKVLVINGGDGTVQAALTEIHNGAHFGDAPPPVAVLPSGKTNLIALDLGARGDPISALERLLEIARSELNEHLVAKELIALRHSEAQVPVIGMFLGGAGLADVMLYCRHKIYPLGLPNGISHVITAFAVLMRIFLHLRASFLPPHPSPLQVSSKSERLNGRFSLLAVTTLERLLLSSELGGAHRPGSLKLLAIDERPLSVLRALVATLMGKLGRSKLQGVHFQETDEVQIEGDRSDVILDGETFRAQIGQPIVLRAAQPLSFVRLAA is encoded by the coding sequence ATGATCAGTGGAGACAGCGCAGCCGCCGTGTCCGGGCTCGAAGCACCGGCCGTTCCGTCGCGCCGTCCGCGGATCGCCTTGCTGTCTAACCCCAAGTCGACCGGCAACCTCGCCCAGCTGCCGCGGATCCGCGCCTTTTGCGCCGAGCACCCCGACATCTTCCATTATGAGGTGGAGAAGGCCGACCAGATCGGCGAGGCACTGAAGACGATCGCGCGCATCCGGCCCAAGGTCCTGGTGATCAACGGCGGCGACGGGACGGTTCAGGCGGCGCTGACGGAGATTCACAACGGCGCGCACTTCGGCGACGCGCCGCCGCCAGTAGCAGTGCTGCCGAGCGGCAAGACCAACCTCATCGCGCTTGACCTCGGTGCGCGGGGCGATCCGATCTCGGCGCTGGAGAGGCTGCTGGAGATTGCGCGGAGCGAACTGAACGAGCATCTGGTCGCAAAGGAGCTGATCGCGCTTCGCCACTCGGAGGCGCAGGTGCCGGTCATCGGCATGTTCCTCGGCGGCGCTGGGCTTGCGGATGTGATGCTCTACTGCCGCCATAAAATCTATCCGTTGGGCCTTCCGAACGGGATCAGCCACGTGATCACCGCTTTCGCCGTTCTGATGCGGATTTTCCTGCATCTGCGCGCAAGCTTCCTGCCGCCCCACCCGTCCCCGCTGCAGGTCTCTTCGAAGAGCGAGCGGCTGAACGGGCGTTTCTCGCTGCTTGCCGTGACGACGCTTGAGCGCTTGTTGCTGTCCAGTGAGCTTGGCGGCGCCCATCGTCCGGGGTCGCTCAAGCTTCTGGCGATCGACGAGCGGCCGCTATCCGTCCTGCGCGCTTTGGTGGCCACGCTGATGGGTAAGCTTGGCCGATCCAAGCTCCAGGGGGTGCACTTCCAGGAGACGGACGAGGTCCAGATCGAGGGCGATCGCTCCGACGTCATCCTGGACGGCGAGACCTTTCGGGCCCAGATCGGCCAGCCAATCGTGCTTCGCGCCGCCCAGCCATTGTCGTTCGTCCGCCTCGCCGCCTAA
- the lptF gene encoding LPS export ABC transporter permease LptF: MMVLERFHVRGLPLIDRYLARSIAVPLLGTLILAAMLLVLDKMLRLFDFVVAAGGPVSVVWRMLANLLPEYLGLGIPIGLMLGILLAFRKLALSSELDALRGIGAGYGRLLRVPYAYAIPLMLLNFGIIGYLQPLSNYRYEGLRFDLRSGALGASIKVGEFNNLGRRMTLRIDRSEEKGTQLHGIFVQVDDNKSGMSVAATAESGRFLSTDDPDVILFRLEKGRLIQDSPKFATPRTLSFNSYDLPINLPAVDRFRNRGNDLEELTSNELFREGYLRNNPELKVAAQANFHYRLVEVLSMMLLPLLAIALAVPPKRSSSALGIFVGIIVIVAYHKINQYGARMGENGRLDPVLALWVPFALFAGMIGWMYHVIAHKPGGQPIGALERFFAIVAKSVRRLLPQGRAA, from the coding sequence ATGATGGTGTTGGAACGTTTTCACGTGCGCGGACTGCCGCTGATCGACCGCTACCTCGCGCGCTCCATCGCGGTGCCGTTGCTCGGCACCCTGATCCTCGCCGCCATGCTGCTCGTGCTGGACAAGATGCTACGCCTGTTCGACTTCGTGGTCGCCGCCGGCGGCCCGGTCAGCGTCGTCTGGCGCATGCTTGCCAATTTGCTGCCGGAATATCTTGGGCTTGGTATCCCGATCGGCCTGATGCTCGGCATCCTGCTCGCCTTCCGCAAGCTGGCCCTGTCATCGGAGCTTGACGCCCTGCGCGGCATCGGCGCCGGCTACGGCCGTCTGCTACGGGTGCCCTACGCTTACGCCATTCCGCTGATGCTGCTGAACTTCGGCATCATCGGTTACCTCCAGCCACTATCCAATTATCGCTACGAAGGCCTCCGCTTCGACCTTCGCTCCGGCGCGTTGGGCGCGTCGATCAAGGTCGGTGAGTTCAACAATCTCGGCCGGCGCATGACGTTGCGGATCGACCGAAGCGAGGAGAAGGGGACGCAGCTCCACGGCATCTTCGTTCAGGTCGACGACAACAAGTCGGGGATGTCGGTCGCGGCTACCGCCGAAAGCGGCCGGTTCCTGTCGACCGATGATCCCGACGTCATCCTGTTCCGACTTGAAAAGGGCCGCCTCATTCAGGACTCGCCCAAGTTCGCGACCCCTCGCACCTTGTCGTTCAACAGCTACGACCTGCCGATCAACCTTCCGGCCGTCGACCGTTTCCGCAACCGCGGCAACGACCTGGAGGAACTGACCAGCAACGAACTGTTCCGCGAGGGCTATCTCCGCAATAATCCGGAGCTCAAGGTCGCGGCCCAGGCCAACTTCCATTACCGGCTCGTGGAAGTCCTCTCCATGATGCTGCTGCCCTTGCTCGCCATCGCGCTTGCCGTTCCGCCGAAACGCAGTTCCTCGGCACTCGGCATCTTCGTCGGCATCATCGTCATCGTGGCCTACCACAAGATCAACCAGTATGGGGCGCGGATGGGGGAGAACGGTCGCCTCGATCCCGTGCTTGCCCTGTGGGTACCGTTCGCCTTGTTCGCCGGAATGATCGGCTGGATGTATCACGTCATCGCCCACAAGCCCGGCGGCCAGCCGATCGGCGCACTCGAGCGCTTCTTCGCGATCGTCGCAAAGTCGGTCCGCCGCCTTCTGCCGCAGGGCCGGGCGGCATGA
- the lptG gene encoding LPS export ABC transporter permease LptG yields MINLSFFPSRQIAFYTIKLFVSRSLAVLLALVLILMTLDLLGESGKILAVPGNGEAELWHYVSLRVPILVARFLPFSVLLGTLIAFVGLNQNSEIVSMKAAGISAHQILAPLVLASFGVAALSFAFNERVVVNATRTVTAWSDNDYKPVPAESGIVSNVWLLSGPDYIRAGHVGGTGRGFHAEHVTIYERRGGILQRIVQADRAEPADDHWRLTNVRIYDAAMNFVRKQPELAAMNGVSPAALTLAKVDPDELDFFTLKQRVEQMRVAGRPTEAAEAGLWHKVAGPMSAVLMPLLAAVAAFGLARSGQVLLRAVTGMALGFAYFVADNFSIAMGNVGAYPPLLAAWSPFLLFLLIGETVLIRSEE; encoded by the coding sequence ATGATCAATCTCAGCTTCTTCCCGTCCCGCCAGATCGCTTTTTACACGATCAAGCTGTTCGTCTCGCGCAGCCTCGCGGTGCTGCTCGCCCTCGTGCTGATCCTGATGACGCTCGATCTGTTGGGCGAGTCCGGCAAGATCCTCGCCGTGCCCGGCAACGGCGAGGCGGAGTTGTGGCATTATGTCTCGCTGCGCGTGCCGATCCTGGTTGCGCGCTTCCTGCCCTTCTCGGTCCTGCTTGGCACCCTCATCGCCTTCGTCGGTCTCAACCAGAATAGCGAAATCGTCTCGATGAAGGCGGCAGGCATTTCCGCCCATCAAATCCTCGCACCCCTGGTTCTGGCGAGCTTCGGCGTCGCTGCCTTGTCCTTCGCCTTCAACGAGCGCGTCGTCGTCAACGCCACCCGCACCGTGACCGCCTGGAGCGATAATGACTATAAGCCCGTGCCCGCCGAAAGCGGTATCGTCAGCAATGTATGGCTTTTGAGCGGCCCCGATTACATCCGCGCCGGCCATGTCGGCGGCACCGGCCGCGGCTTCCATGCCGAGCATGTCACCATCTACGAGCGGCGCGGCGGCATCCTCCAGCGGATCGTTCAGGCGGACCGCGCCGAACCCGCGGACGATCACTGGCGCCTTACAAATGTACGCATCTACGACGCGGCGATGAACTTCGTCCGCAAGCAACCGGAGCTTGCCGCCATGAACGGCGTCTCCCCGGCCGCCCTGACTCTTGCCAAGGTCGACCCGGACGAGCTCGACTTCTTCACACTGAAGCAGCGCGTCGAGCAGATGCGCGTCGCCGGCCGCCCGACCGAAGCCGCCGAGGCAGGTCTGTGGCACAAGGTCGCCGGCCCGATGTCCGCCGTCCTCATGCCGCTCTTAGCCGCCGTTGCCGCCTTCGGCCTCGCCCGCTCGGGCCAGGTGCTGCTGCGTGCAGTCACCGGCATGGCGCTCGGCTTCGCTTATTTCGTCGCAGACAACTTCAGCATCGCGATGGGCAATGTCGGCGCCTACCCGCCGCTGCTCGCGGCCTGGTCGCCGTTCCTGCTCTTCCTGCTAATCGGGGAAACTGTGCTCATAAGGTCGGAAGAGTAA
- a CDS encoding TonB-dependent receptor: MKPFVSRGAAFLLCTTLLSGHAHAQDSAPPPAADDPNTIVVTGYRGSAIKKVAPLATLDEEAIAATGASSMSDLLKAVAPVTKSADGSDPIFLLNGQRISSYQEVGTLPPEAIAKMEVLPEPEALRFGYPPTRRVLNFITKPQFQQTEINLGLGTTTHLGGLSGNAKLGVTRLRGSSRLSLNLEHKRTGTISLSEREVLANPDIVFDAVGNITAMDGGEIDPALSALAGTPVTVAPVPTGAALTLGNFAGDANRPRLFLYPGTGLSPENHTSKAEVTWGDRIGQLGASLSLGAERSRNDLISGPSTARLLVPSTIPYSPFGSPVVLNRYLTEADLLTQSQVTTKLRGAGTLRGAIAGWRWDLTGSVEQQVGRGISEIRYDVGQANAAIAAGANPFIPLDPALLGDPLTNRSRLRTRTIGAKSVVTNSPLHLPAGDVSVTATAEVERATASSRTRGADPFRLDLGRTRKEGSLALDIPIASRDDNVLPWAGTLSLNGSATARHIGGYGMLTDRTAGLSWTPRKRIQLLLQDKSIGTAPPLDQLSSPASTLIDIPVFDYTAGRTELVTLTTGGNPDLKAERRRTRSLAVNWQPWEKRQWRVSATYEDVTIRNQTGLVRAVTPRAESVLPDLFVRDPASDRLTAVFYRPTNFYEERLKQLNVVFSLSGTLGKEKPQGKDGKSPPQLTYYGGVGPTYRFTDKLRLRPGTAAFDLLNGDTIQGWNTGRFSTWYYFSLNHPAINFHVDGWMGGRYRVLTGNPASDLYYSSLIKLNASTDLNLFAVFQGREWARKLHLKLEVENLLDSWARAEDGFGNVPVRNQRAFSDPVGRTVTLSLRKRFNKE, encoded by the coding sequence GTGAAGCCTTTTGTCAGCCGCGGCGCGGCTTTCCTCCTTTGCACCACCCTGCTCAGCGGCCACGCGCACGCGCAGGATAGCGCGCCTCCACCAGCCGCGGACGACCCGAACACGATCGTCGTCACCGGCTATCGCGGTTCCGCGATCAAGAAGGTCGCGCCGCTCGCCACCCTTGATGAAGAGGCGATCGCCGCCACGGGTGCCAGCAGCATGTCGGACCTGCTCAAGGCTGTCGCCCCCGTCACCAAGTCCGCCGACGGCTCTGACCCCATCTTCCTTCTCAATGGCCAGCGCATCTCCAGCTATCAGGAGGTCGGCACCTTGCCGCCCGAAGCGATCGCCAAGATGGAGGTGCTGCCCGAGCCGGAGGCGCTGCGCTTCGGCTATCCCCCGACCCGCCGGGTGCTCAACTTCATCACCAAGCCACAATTCCAGCAGACCGAAATCAATCTCGGCCTTGGCACCACCACCCACCTCGGCGGCCTTTCGGGCAATGCCAAGCTGGGCGTCACCCGCCTTAGGGGCAGCTCCCGCCTGTCGCTCAACCTCGAACATAAGCGCACGGGAACGATCAGCTTGTCCGAGCGCGAGGTGCTCGCCAATCCGGACATTGTCTTCGATGCGGTCGGGAACATCACGGCCATGGACGGCGGCGAGATCGACCCGGCGCTGTCAGCGCTTGCGGGAACGCCTGTCACCGTTGCGCCCGTGCCCACCGGCGCCGCGCTCACCCTCGGCAACTTCGCCGGAGACGCCAACCGCCCGCGCCTCTTTCTCTACCCCGGCACCGGACTCAGTCCCGAAAATCACACCAGCAAGGCGGAAGTCACCTGGGGCGACCGCATCGGCCAGCTTGGCGCCTCACTCAGCCTTGGTGCCGAGCGAAGCCGCAACGACCTCATCTCGGGTCCCTCCACCGCCCGCCTGCTGGTGCCAAGCACAATCCCTTATTCGCCCTTCGGCTCCCCGGTCGTCCTCAATCGTTACCTGACCGAGGCGGACTTACTCACCCAGTCGCAGGTCACCACTAAGCTGCGCGGCGCCGGCACCTTGCGCGGCGCCATTGCCGGCTGGCGCTGGGATCTCACCGGCTCGGTGGAACAGCAGGTCGGGCGCGGCATCAGCGAGATCAGGTACGACGTCGGTCAGGCCAACGCCGCCATCGCCGCCGGCGCCAACCCCTTCATCCCCCTGGACCCCGCTTTGCTCGGGGACCCGTTGACCAACCGCTCTCGCCTCAGAACCCGGACCATAGGCGCCAAGTCGGTCGTCACCAACAGCCCGCTGCATCTCCCCGCCGGCGATGTCAGCGTTACGGCGACGGCGGAGGTTGAGCGCGCAACCGCCAGCTCGCGCACCCGAGGTGCCGACCCGTTCCGCCTCGACCTTGGGCGCACCCGCAAGGAGGGCAGTCTTGCCCTCGACATCCCCATAGCTTCACGCGACGACAACGTCCTTCCCTGGGCCGGCACCCTGTCGCTGAACGGCTCGGCCACCGCGCGTCATATCGGCGGGTACGGCATGCTCACCGACCGCACCGCCGGCCTGTCCTGGACACCGCGCAAGCGCATTCAACTGCTGCTCCAGGACAAGAGCATCGGCACCGCTCCGCCGCTGGACCAGCTCTCCTCACCGGCCTCCACGCTGATCGACATTCCCGTCTTCGACTATACGGCCGGCCGAACGGAGCTTGTGACGCTCACCACCGGCGGCAATCCCGACCTCAAGGCCGAGCGCCGCCGTACGCGCTCCCTCGCGGTAAACTGGCAGCCGTGGGAGAAGCGCCAATGGCGAGTGAGCGCCACCTATGAGGACGTCACCATCCGCAATCAAACAGGCCTCGTGCGCGCCGTTACTCCGCGGGCCGAATCCGTGCTTCCCGACCTGTTCGTCCGCGATCCGGCGTCAGACCGTCTGACCGCCGTCTTCTACCGCCCAACCAACTTTTATGAAGAGCGCTTGAAGCAGCTGAACGTCGTCTTCTCGCTCTCGGGCACGCTCGGCAAGGAAAAGCCCCAGGGCAAGGACGGCAAGAGCCCGCCACAGCTCACTTACTATGGCGGCGTCGGACCCACCTACCGTTTCACCGACAAGCTTCGGCTCCGGCCCGGCACCGCTGCCTTCGACCTGCTCAACGGGGACACCATCCAGGGCTGGAATACCGGCCGCTTTTCGACCTGGTACTACTTCTCGCTCAATCATCCCGCCATCAACTTCCATGTCGATGGATGGATGGGTGGCAGATACCGCGTCCTCACCGGCAACCCCGCCTCGGACCTTTATTACTCGTCCCTGATAAAGCTGAACGCCAGCACCGACTTAAACCTTTTCGCAGTCTTCCAGGGCCGCGAATGGGCCCGCAAACTGCACCTCAAGCTCGAGGTCGAAAACTTGCTCGATAGCTGGGCGCGGGCTGAGGATGGCTTCGGCAATGTGCCGGTCCGCAATCAGCGGGCCTTTTCCGATCCGGTCGGGCGCACCGTCACTCTGTCGCTGCGCAAGCGGTTCAACAAGGAATAG
- a CDS encoding DUF1579 domain-containing protein, with protein MIKTAIAALLFTAAMPAGAQTREGSASMAEEKAAMEKFSWMDGIWKGQAVHRGPAGDRTVVHTERSGSILEGTVRLIEGRAYQPDGSTAFNALAMISYDPATHSYRMASHAEGRFGVFKIEPTTSGYVWTLPAGPSAIRYTAVYQDGLWKEIGEYVVDGQAPRQFFSMEMRRVGPTDWPSGGSVPRQR; from the coding sequence GTGATCAAGACTGCGATTGCCGCCCTCCTATTCACTGCCGCGATGCCGGCCGGTGCTCAGACGCGTGAAGGATCCGCGTCTATGGCCGAAGAGAAGGCGGCGATGGAAAAATTCTCTTGGATGGACGGTATCTGGAAGGGACAAGCCGTGCACCGCGGTCCTGCTGGCGACAGAACGGTTGTTCATACTGAGCGCAGCGGCTCGATCCTTGAAGGAACGGTTCGACTTATCGAAGGTCGAGCTTACCAGCCCGATGGGAGCACCGCGTTCAACGCGCTGGCGATGATCAGCTACGACCCAGCTACTCACTCATACCGGATGGCGAGCCATGCCGAAGGGAGGTTCGGCGTGTTCAAGATCGAGCCCACGACTTCCGGATACGTATGGACCTTGCCGGCTGGACCTTCAGCCATCCGCTACACAGCGGTCTACCAGGACGGCTTGTGGAAGGAGATCGGCGAATATGTGGTGGATGGGCAAGCACCCCGGCAGTTTTTCAGCATGGAAATGCGCCGAGTTGGTCCCACTGACTGGCCATCAGGCGGCAGCGTCCCACGTCAAAGATGA
- a CDS encoding NAD(P)-dependent alcohol dehydrogenase encodes MSTTGYAAKHSYSRLKPITIEREEPKADEVLIDVLYCGVCHSDIHQVKNEWSNTVYPCMPGHEVVGRVARAPESGKFKVGDIVGVGCMIDSCRSCEPCRDGLEQYCEGPNSWLATYNGPMIPSKKAKTGTNMYGRDNTFGGYSSNLVVHEDFVLKIPDGLSPEAAAPILCAGVTTFSPLRHWQVKAGDRVGVVGLGGLGHMAVKLARALGAEVTVFTTSSEKEEDARKLGASHVAIEKEVQAKQEELAALAGSFDFIISTVPEKHDINAFIALLKREKSLVIVGALEPMAPVDNQAVAFHRRNVSGSLIGSIKETQEVLDFCAQHGIAPEIEIIPIQQINDAMKKVESGEVHFRYVIDMASLENSDDEGSEKTNV; translated from the coding sequence ATCTCCACCACAGGCTATGCTGCCAAGCATTCCTATTCGCGCCTGAAGCCGATCACGATCGAGCGCGAAGAACCCAAAGCTGATGAGGTGCTGATCGACGTTCTCTACTGCGGAGTTTGTCATTCGGACATTCACCAGGTGAAGAACGAATGGTCGAACACCGTTTACCCCTGCATGCCTGGACATGAGGTCGTCGGGCGAGTGGCAAGGGCTCCGGAAAGCGGCAAGTTCAAGGTCGGCGATATCGTTGGCGTCGGTTGCATGATCGACAGCTGCCGGAGCTGTGAGCCATGCAGGGACGGACTGGAGCAATATTGCGAAGGGCCGAACAGCTGGCTTGCAACTTACAATGGGCCGATGATTCCGTCCAAGAAGGCGAAAACGGGCACCAACATGTACGGCCGCGACAATACGTTCGGAGGCTATTCAAGCAATCTCGTGGTGCACGAGGATTTCGTGCTGAAGATCCCGGATGGCCTCTCTCCGGAAGCTGCAGCCCCGATACTCTGCGCCGGGGTCACCACCTTTTCACCCCTTCGACATTGGCAAGTGAAGGCTGGCGACAGGGTCGGGGTCGTTGGCCTGGGCGGGCTTGGCCACATGGCGGTGAAGCTCGCGAGGGCATTGGGCGCGGAAGTGACCGTTTTCACAACCAGCTCTGAAAAAGAGGAGGACGCGAGAAAGCTGGGTGCTTCTCATGTGGCGATCGAGAAGGAGGTCCAGGCCAAGCAAGAGGAATTGGCGGCGCTTGCCGGCTCATTCGACTTCATAATCTCAACCGTGCCGGAGAAGCATGACATCAACGCTTTCATCGCGCTTCTGAAGCGGGAGAAGAGTCTGGTAATCGTTGGAGCACTGGAGCCCATGGCACCCGTGGACAATCAGGCTGTCGCCTTTCATCGCCGCAACGTTTCAGGTTCGCTAATCGGTTCGATCAAGGAAACGCAGGAGGTACTCGACTTCTGCGCCCAGCACGGCATCGCACCTGAGATCGAGATCATCCCAATCCAGCAGATCAACGACGCCATGAAGAAAGTGGAGAGTGGCGAAGTCCACTTCCGCTATGTCATCGACATGGCGAGCTTGGAGAACTCCGACGATGAGGGGTCCGAAAAGACCAACGTCTAA
- a CDS encoding sterol desaturase family protein, translating to MTLKELWAAYFQYPAILAYIALSLISVAVWTEYPASAVRTVLAAGVIVGLYPAVWYALHRWVLHSNWMFKVPFLASTWKRIHYDHHQDPNHLEVLFGALHTTLPTIGIISIPVGYAIGGIGGAAAAFAAGLITTCVYEFVHCIQHLAYKPRLKIIAEMKKRHMAHHFHDERGNYGITSYFWDKKLGTFYDRAERPAKSPTVFNLGYTPEVAKRYPWVAELSGGVATGHPRKRDAA from the coding sequence ATGACGCTGAAGGAGCTTTGGGCCGCTTACTTCCAGTATCCGGCGATCCTCGCTTACATCGCCTTGTCGCTGATCTCGGTTGCGGTGTGGACCGAATATCCGGCCAGCGCGGTACGGACTGTGCTTGCGGCCGGCGTCATCGTCGGCCTCTATCCGGCCGTTTGGTATGCTCTTCACCGCTGGGTGCTTCACTCGAACTGGATGTTCAAGGTGCCCTTCCTCGCCTCGACCTGGAAGCGGATACATTACGATCACCACCAGGATCCCAATCATCTGGAGGTGCTGTTCGGCGCGCTGCACACGACGCTGCCGACGATCGGCATCATCTCGATCCCGGTCGGCTATGCGATCGGCGGGATCGGCGGCGCTGCGGCTGCCTTCGCCGCGGGGCTGATCACCACCTGCGTCTACGAGTTCGTCCACTGCATCCAGCATCTCGCCTACAAGCCGAGGCTGAAGATCATTGCGGAAATGAAGAAGCGCCACATGGCTCACCATTTCCACGATGAACGGGGCAATTACGGGATCACCAGTTACTTTTGGGACAAGAAGCTCGGCACGTTTTACGACCGGGCTGAGCGCCCTGCGAAGAGCCCGACCGTGTTCAACCTCGGCTATACGCCTGAGGTGGCGAAGCGTTACCCGTGGGTAGCGGAGCTGTCGGGCGGCGTCGCGACCGGGCATCCCCGCAAGCGCGACGCCGCTTAA
- a CDS encoding L,D-transpeptidase family protein, whose protein sequence is MRKNHYLLIALAASVLATPSMAQRRGDEPIAVPRTIKQGVDFVYVDPQMSNVAKRRQRPQNWLQRVFRADFGRSRTQPNPLFLQLAQGLQQYQARWGNLPQTKVPVGAPLKRGMTGPRVKALRTRLGLSPQGGYDDALFQAVATYQTVHGLGNADGVAGRATIASLNRGYSHYAKRLAINVERAWRLPATRAFDRYVVVDSGAAEAYLYDRDRVVDGMKVVVGSPKTKTPMMAVIMRNAKANPYWNVPPELIRSLTAKKVKEQGVSYFKNFHYEVLSDWGPNAKLVDPKTINWKQIAAGKPTDIRVRQLPGPWNSMGAMKFEMPNDFGIYLHDTPHKELFAKNDRWLSNGCVRLEDWRRFAGWVFGGVPNGGQLEHEFALPKPVPVYMTYLTVEPSPGNGVVFRPDPYAFDTLAMPQMFGTAA, encoded by the coding sequence ATGCGCAAAAACCATTATCTGCTGATCGCCCTTGCGGCGTCCGTTCTCGCAACGCCGTCGATGGCTCAGCGCCGGGGTGACGAGCCGATCGCGGTTCCCCGCACCATCAAGCAGGGCGTCGACTTCGTTTACGTCGACCCGCAGATGAGCAATGTCGCCAAGCGCCGGCAGCGGCCGCAAAACTGGCTGCAGCGGGTGTTCCGCGCCGACTTCGGCCGATCGCGCACCCAGCCCAACCCCTTGTTTCTTCAGCTCGCGCAGGGGCTTCAGCAATATCAGGCGCGGTGGGGCAACCTGCCGCAGACCAAGGTTCCCGTCGGTGCACCGCTGAAGCGGGGCATGACCGGCCCCCGGGTGAAGGCGCTTCGAACGCGGCTGGGTCTCTCCCCGCAGGGCGGTTACGACGATGCCTTGTTCCAGGCAGTCGCGACCTATCAGACGGTGCACGGCCTCGGGAATGCCGATGGCGTGGCGGGCCGCGCCACGATCGCGTCGCTCAACCGCGGCTACTCGCACTATGCGAAGCGGCTCGCCATCAATGTCGAGCGGGCCTGGCGCCTTCCCGCCACCCGCGCCTTCGACCGCTACGTCGTGGTCGATAGCGGCGCCGCCGAAGCTTACCTCTACGATCGTGACCGGGTGGTCGACGGCATGAAGGTCGTGGTCGGTTCGCCCAAGACCAAGACGCCGATGATGGCCGTCATCATGCGCAACGCGAAGGCGAACCCTTACTGGAACGTCCCGCCGGAACTGATCCGCAGCCTGACGGCCAAGAAGGTCAAGGAGCAGGGGGTCTCCTATTTCAAGAACTTCCACTACGAAGTGCTGTCCGACTGGGGGCCGAACGCCAAGCTGGTCGATCCCAAGACGATCAACTGGAAGCAGATCGCCGCCGGCAAGCCGACCGACATCCGGGTTCGTCAGCTGCCCGGACCGTGGAACAGCATGGGCGCGATGAAATTCGAGATGCCCAACGATTTCGGCATCTACCTCCACGATACGCCGCACAAGGAACTCTTTGCCAAGAACGACCGGTGGCTCAGCAACGGCTGTGTCCGGCTGGAGGACTGGCGCCGCTTCGCCGGCTGGGTGTTCGGCGGGGTGCCGAACGGCGGTCAGCTGGAACATGAGTTCGCGCTGCCCAAGCCGGTCCCGGTCTATATGACCTATCTGACGGTTGAGCCGAGCCCCGGCAACGGCGTCGTGTTCCGGCCCGACCCCTACGCCTTTGACACGCTGGCCATGCCGCAGATGTTCGGCACGGCGGCCTAA